TCGCCGCGCCGACGTCGACCCCGAAGCCAGCCCCGAGACCGGTCGCTCCTCGCCCTCGTCCAACCACGCCGAAGCCGTCAACGCCTGCCGCCACGCCGGCACCGACCGCCGTTACGGGTGTCGTGGCTTCGGGTACGTCGTTCCGCTTCGCGACGAACAACAAAGTGTGCAGCAACACGGTGACGGTCGGTGAAAAGTTCACCGCGTCGCTGGAGCAGTCGGTCACCGCCACCAACGGCGTGGTGATTCCGGAAGGTGCGACGGGCACGTTCGAAGTGACCGAAGCGAAGACGGCGAAGAACTCGAATGATCAGACCTCGCTCACGGTAAAGCTGCTGTCGGTCACGTACGGCGGCCGTACGTATCCGCTGGACGCAACGGTGCAGTCGGCGTCGGCTGAACGTGTGCGTAGTGCGACGAAGGGCACGGATGCGAAGAAGGTGGCCGGTGGCGCGATCATCGGCGCGATCGCGGGCCAGATCATCGGCAAGAATACGAAGGGCACGGTGATTGGTGCAGCCGCTGGCGCGGCGGCCGGCACGGCGGCGGCCGCGGCCACGGCGAACTTCGACACGTGCATCAACGCCGGTGCGGCCATCAGCGCGACGCTGGATGCGCCGGTTACAGTGCGTCCGAACGCAACGCCGTAATATCAACAACTAGCAGCGCTAAGAATCAACGGCGCTAAAAGTGAACGGCGTTAAAAATCGAACGCGCTAGGAATAAACTGCGCTGAAAGCACAACCGCATCGGAAAGAGAGCCCCGTGACCACTGGTCACGGGGCTCTTTTTTCATCCGATGCCGTTCACGCTGTTCGCGCTGCTTATTCTTGGCGCCGTTCACTTTTAGCGCCGTTCACTTTTAGCGCCGTTGATTCTTAGCGCCCTTCATCAGTTCAGTACCCGACCGCTCCTCCACTCCGCCTCGGCTCCGGTACGCCTTCCCATCCGTTCTTCACGCGCATGATCGCGTTGATGTTCACGAGCGCGCGCAGCTTCCGCATGGAGTAGCCCATCTTTGTGAGCGAGTCGAGCACGGCCGGGCGGATACCGCCGTCCTCGTAGGTGAGGGAATCGGGCAGCGCCTGATGGTGCACCCGTGGTGCACGCATCGCGTCGGCGAGCGACATGTGATGGTCGATCACATTCAGGATCACTTGCGTGGTGCCGGTGATGATCGTGGGACCGCCAGCGGCACCAACTACCAGGAACACGCGCCCCGACTTGTCGAGAACGATCGTGGGCGACATCGCGCTCAGCATGCGCTTGCCGGGCTGGATGGCGTTCGCTTCGCCCTGCACCAGGCCGTACATATTCGCCGTACCCGGCTGCACGGCGAAGTCATCCATCTCGTCGTTCAGCATGAAGCCGGCGCCCCGCACCCACACGGCCGAACCCCACGAGTTGTTCAGCGTAGTCGTGGTCGACACCGCGTTCCCGTTCTTGTCGACGACGGCGTAGTGCGTTGTGTGTTCGGGTTCGCGTGCCGGCTGCTGCATCATCGGCTCGAGCGCCTTCGTGCTGGTCGCGCGCGTGTCGTTGATCGTGGAGGCCAGCGTCTTCGCATACGCTTTGCTGGTGAGCTGCTCCATCGGCACCTTCACGAACGCCGGATCGCCGAGCTTGCTGTTGCGATCGATGAACGCGCGCTGAAAGGCACTGCCGACCAGGTGGAACCAGCGCGTGCTGCCGTACGCCGGTACCATGCTGTACTGCTCGAGAATATTGAGCGCCTCCGTCATCGTGACGCCGCCCGACGACGAGGGCGGCATCGCGAGCAGGCGATAGCCGCGATACGTGCTCGCGATCGCGGTACGCGACACCGGCGTGTAGGCCTTGAGATCGGCGCGCGTGATGATGCCGCCACCGCGCTTCTGCTCGGCCACCAGCGAGTCGGCGATCCAGCCCTCGTAAAACGCCTTGGAGCCGTTGTCGGCGATCGCCTGCAGGGTGCGCGCGAGATCGGGCTGCACCAACCGTGCACCGGCGGGGAGCGCCTTGCCGTTCGGGAAGTACGGCGTGACCGGGCTGTTGCGCGAGACCGTGGTCGCGGCGCGAGACATCGACCCCGCCAGCGCGGTGTCGATCACGAACCCCTCACGCGCGAGTGCAATGGCCGGTTGCATGACTCGCGACAACGACATCGTGCCGAACGTCTCGAGCAGCATGCTGAGCCCGGCCACGGCACCCGGTACGCCACTCGCGAGATGCCCTTCGATGCTGCGGTCGGTGACTTTCCCGTTCGCATCGAGGTACATATTGCGCGTCGCGGCCAGCGGCGCGACTTCGCGATAGTCGATCGCCGCCGTGCGTCCGTCGGCCATGTGCACGATGGAGTATCCGCCGCCACCGATATTGCCCGCCTCCGGCCACGTCACCGCCAAGGCGAAGCCGAGGGCGACCGCTGCATCGACGGCATTGCCGCCGGCCTTCATGATCTCGGCGGCTGCGGCGCTTGCCTCGGGACTGTTGCTGACCGCGATCGCGTGCGGGGCGAACGTGGACGATGCACCCGCGGAGAGACGCCATCCGTCGGGGAATCGCGCGGCTTCACGCGCTGGTTCGGCGCTGGAGGTGGCGGCCGGGGTGGCGCTCTGCGCGCACGCACCCAACACGGAGATCGACAGCGACAGAACGAGCGCCTTGGAAGCAGTCATGCACGATTGGTGAAGAGGGTGTTGGGGAACGGACGTCAGCGGTGTGAACCGAATCCGA
The DNA window shown above is from Gemmatimonas sp. and carries:
- the ggt gene encoding gamma-glutamyltransferase gives rise to the protein MTASKALVLSLSISVLGACAQSATPAATSSAEPAREAARFPDGWRLSAGASSTFAPHAIAVSNSPEASAAAAEIMKAGGNAVDAAVALGFALAVTWPEAGNIGGGGYSIVHMADGRTAAIDYREVAPLAATRNMYLDANGKVTDRSIEGHLASGVPGAVAGLSMLLETFGTMSLSRVMQPAIALAREGFVIDTALAGSMSRAATTVSRNSPVTPYFPNGKALPAGARLVQPDLARTLQAIADNGSKAFYEGWIADSLVAEQKRGGGIITRADLKAYTPVSRTAIASTYRGYRLLAMPPSSSGGVTMTEALNILEQYSMVPAYGSTRWFHLVGSAFQRAFIDRNSKLGDPAFVKVPMEQLTSKAYAKTLASTINDTRATSTKALEPMMQQPAREPEHTTHYAVVDKNGNAVSTTTTLNNSWGSAVWVRGAGFMLNDEMDDFAVQPGTANMYGLVQGEANAIQPGKRMLSAMSPTIVLDKSGRVFLVVGAAGGPTIITGTTQVILNVIDHHMSLADAMRAPRVHHQALPDSLTYEDGGIRPAVLDSLTKMGYSMRKLRALVNINAIMRVKNGWEGVPEPRRSGGAVGY